The DNA sequence ttaatagaaaactatgtgaatgtcGCTCTGTtcgcggcaggcttttctgtcggctgtatttaaatgtgcgtctggagtttcccgctctgtgcagcgcgcagtgtcacgtgtcaaaataaacaacacgtgctgtcagtgatttccgcctctagaggccgctctcgtacagTATAATGCCAGCAGACCATTCTCTGCAAATAATCAGCAAAACCGATGAATTGGTCGACCTCTACTAAATTATCATCAGTCCATATAACATTGCTCTGCTTTGGTCTGAAATGCTTGGAATGTAGTGCAGATTGTGGACTGTTTTTATGGTGCCTTTCTATTGGTCTTATTTTTGTCCTTTTGCAGGatcttgtcattttattgaATAGAGCTCCAATTGTGGAAAAGAACATAAAAATTCTTAcaatgatgaaaaatacagtaaatagtaatattgtgaaatatataatgttataatttaaaatggctcttttctatgtgaatacatggtaaaatgtcatttattcctgtaatgcaaagctgaattttcagcatcattactccagtcttcagtgtccttcagaaatcattctaatatgctgatttgctcctcaagaaacatttctgattataatcaatgttaaaaacagttttttccccaatatttttgtgtaaaatgtgATGCATTACTATTCAGTCTGAGGtaagattaaaaatatatattaattaatacatttattcaacaaggtTGCATAAATTGATTTAAGTGAAAGTAAGAGatttcctgtggctcagtggtggAGCATTGTgttagcagcgcaaaaggttgtgggttcaattcacatagactgataaaaaaaaaaaaaaagtatatccTGAAcgcactgtaagtcgctttggataaaagcgtctgctaaatgcataaatgtaaatgtacttattacaaattattgatctttcaaataaatgcagttctttaactttgtattcatcaaataatcctaaataaagttaaagtatgactatttccaaaaaaaagaaatgttttcagcactgataataataagaaccattattaatataGTTGAGCAGAAATAATAACTGATAATAATTATGCAGCAAATcaacattagaatgatttctaaaggatcatgtgacactgaagactggagtatactgaaaattcagctttgatcacataaataaattacattttaaaatggcttaaataaaaaaaaaaatacttaaatgtgatatttcataATAGTGTTTTGACTGTctttttgatcagataaattcagccttctttcaaaaaaataaataagtcttaattatttcaaactttCGACTGCCAGCGTGTATATAAAAGAATGCATTAACCAAACGGAGCAAGAACAGTCAACGTTGGCAATATATCAAATTCAAAACTCaaactaaaatgtatattaattacTCGTTTTAACtctttaaattgtgaaatttgCAATCGTGGTTTTCAGGGAACTTCCCTCTCTTGGTCGTGTCATGTTGGTTAACTAGGctgtatgttataaatataaaaacaaagtaACATTTTTGTGATTCTTCTGTGTGCAGACAGTGCAgttcatttgttttgatttctccaCGAGATTCTCTCACATAGACAGAGGCTGCGTGATCTTCAACTGGCGCGACCTTGTTGTTACTGATTATCCATTATCAGTCGCAGTTTACAccgaatgtaataaaatcagaaccATTCTCGCCAAAATTTCAGTGCAGTTAGATGTTTTAATCAGATTAGTTGTCCGGTCGGTCAAGTAAAATTCTCTTCTTTCATTTGCCCCTTCAGAAAATCTGCTTGTCCTGGATGAGCATTAATGTCTAGCTCTGTTACTGTATATACAATTCAACCCGCCAGAGTGGCTGATTGACTGTGTTACCCGCCACAGCTGAAATCCACCCACATTTGGCAGGTATATGTCAAGCCCTGGTTCTCCTTATAGAAACATGAGGATTGTGCCtattttaaccctctggggtccgagagtgttttggggccctggagaagttttgacattccctgacatttgtgcttttttcagttgcttataatcattttaatggctaaagtttAATAGCACTGTAATTAGCACAAACTGGGCagcaataatatgtgagcagcatgtacgtgattgtgtttttgagaaaacaacgtttatgcatGGTTAgagaaaaaatacaattttaaagtcactgaaataaggccataaaacacatacatacataagacttttgagaactggatatCATAGCCTAGAGTTTTTGCTTCAaagtttaaattatgttttttaattaatacacaaataaaagtagacccttcaCAGATTCAAGTTATATATCATCTTTGTCCTTTcacttttctgtttctttaatgaGTTACTGACAaatgtactgtttttacttttgtttcaGAGTTGATTGGAGATAATGAAGAGAAAGAAGAATTCTGAGGAGAGAATTAATGTCAGAAGTGTAGAAAAACCCAAACAGAAAGATTTAAGGAAAAAAAGGGCCATGAAAtatttcacctgcactcagtgtggaaagactTTTGCTTCAGCGGGCGGTTTAAAAAcgcatgagaggattcacactggagagaaaccttacaagtgtgatcagtgcgggaagagatTCATTCAGTCAGGATCCCTGAAAAGACATGAGCGGTTCCACCGTGGAGAAAAGCCTTAcgcatgtgatcagtgcggcaAAACATTTTCGAGAGATTCAGTCCTAAAACAGCACCTGGTAGTTCATACtaaggagaagccacattcatgtaatttgtgtggaAATAAGTTTTCACATCGACAAAGTTTGAAAGAACATGAGAAaatacacactggtgtgagagagtacatgtgctttgagtgtgagaagacttttacTACTGCAAAGAGTTTAAAGCTGCaccagaggattcacactggagagaaaccttacaagtgttcacactgtgacaagagattcagacTGTCAGCATTTTTGAGAACACATGAgatgattcacactggagagaaaccttacacatgtgatcagtgcgggaataGATTCACACTAAAAGCAAACCTTACGGaccacatgagagttcatacaGGAGAGAGACcgttcacttgtgatcagtgcgggaagagtttctcaTACTCATCAACCCTTAAGGTACACATGGACCTCCACACTAGAGAGAACCtgcacacatgtgatcaatgtgacaaaacatttttaagagCTTCATACCTGAAGAAACACCTGATagttcatacaaaggagaagccatattcatgtcatttgtgtggaaataaGTTTTCACATCGACAAAGTTTGAAAGAACATGAGAAaatacacactggtgtgagagagtacatgtgctttgagtgtgagaagacttttacTACTGCAAAGAGTTTAAAGCTGCaccagaggattcacactggagagaaaccttacaagtgttcacactgtgacaagagattcagacTGTCAGCATTTTTGAGAACACATGAgatgattcacactggagagaaaccttacacatgtgatcagtgcgggaataGATTCACACTAAAAGCAAACCTTACGGaccacatgagagttcatacaGGAGAGAGACcgttcacttgtgatcagtgcgggaagagtttctcaTACTCATCAACCCTTAAGGTACACATGGACCTCCACACTAGAGAGAACCtgcacacatgtgatcaatgtgacaaaacatttttaagagCTTCATACCTGAAGAAACACCTGATagttcatacaaaggagaagccatattcatgtcatttgtgtggaaagagtttttcgtGTCCAGAATATTTAAAAGATCATCAGAAAGTtcacactggtgtgagagagtacatgtgctttgagtgtgaaaagactTTTACTGCAGCGAGCAGTTTAAAACTGCATGAgatgattcacactggagagaaaccttacaagtgttcacactgtgacaagagattcagagATTCAGGAgctctgaaaacacatgagaggattcacactggagagaaaccatggaagtgttcacactgtgacaagagattcagtcagttaggaaatctgaaaacacacgagaggatccacactggagagaaaccgttcacatgtgatcagtgcgggacgAGTTGTGCAAGAAAAGAAAGCCTTACGAcacacatgagagttcacactggagagaaaccttacacgtgatcagtgcgggaagagtttctctTCACACCTTAAGgatcacatgaacatccacactggagagaaaccttacaagtgttcacactgtgacgaGACTCAGTATGTCAGCAATATGTTTAATTAGCAGGATTGTAAGAATAGTAACACCATTAAAACCTTACAGATATCCATCCATTCATACTTGTAAGTCAGTAGGAGAGAGATCCAGCTCATTAGTTTTCACTTTTACTTCGCTCATTTTTGTATTTGCTGATGAAAAgctattaaatgtaattattaattaaatgttacctttttattaattcattgttatctttactttttatattttgtcaaCAACTTTTGTGGTCTgctaattgtattttaatcaggaaaaagtaattttattttagttgtaatATCTAAAAGCCATGAAGTATTACAATTGCTTTTTGGGCTTTTAAATTTGTCAATAAAGCTTTTATTTGCttaataaactatattttacTCCACACATGAGTGATATTGAATGAGTTTGTCTACATTAGCAacccttcttcttcttcttcttcttcttctagcGGTGGGCAGATCGATCCTAATATTGATagtgtcacgaatccagtctgtGCACTTCCgctcactcaccaccagaggtcacccgctcatcacatggactcttgcacttcaccatctactacagttcccatcattcattgcactgacgacacggacacagggagagttcagtaatggtctctttgaccgcaacacaacagaataAGAGTTTTCAGGATACAGTTTTCGGGAGACGTGTGTGTCACGTTCTTTAATGTtctgcctggaaacaaagatgctgtGACGCCGAActcctcacgaaagaagaaagccgtcgtgtttacaactgtgac is a window from the Onychostoma macrolepis isolate SWU-2019 chromosome 03, ASM1243209v1, whole genome shotgun sequence genome containing:
- the LOC131536487 gene encoding zinc finger protein 62 homolog, which gives rise to MKRKKNSEERINVRSVEKPKQKDLRKKRAMKYFTCTQCGKTFASAGGLKTHERIHTGEKPYKCDQCGKRFIQSGSLKRHERFHRGEKPYACDQCGKTFSRDSVLKQHLVVHTKEKPHSCNLCGNKFSHRQSLKEHEKIHTGVREYMCFECEKTFTTAKSLKLHQRIHTGEKPYKCSHCDKRFRLSAFLRTHEMIHTGEKPYTCDQCGNRFTLKANLTDHMRVHTGERPFTCDQCGKSFSYSSTLKVHMDLHTRENLHTCDQCDKTFLRASYLKKHLIVHTKEKPYSCHLCGNKFSHRQSLKEHEKIHTGVREYMCFECEKTFTTAKSLKLHQRIHTGEKPYKCSHCDKRFRLSAFLRTHEMIHTGEKPYTCDQCGNRFTLKANLTDHMRVHTGERPFTCDQCGKSFSYSSTLKVHMDLHTRENLHTCDQCDKTFLRASYLKKHLIVHTKEKPYSCHLCGKSFSCPEYLKDHQKVHTGVREYMCFECEKTFTAASSLKLHEMIHTGEKPYKCSHCDKRFRDSGALKTHERIHTGEKPWKCSHCDKRFSQLGNLKTHERIHTGEKPFTCDQCGTSCARKESLTTHMRVHTGEKPYT